Genomic DNA from Planifilum fimeticola:
GGGTTCCCTTGATGTTTGTCAAGACGCTTCCCAGCATGTTTACCGTCGGGAACTTATTTTTAGGGATCATCGCGATTATTTTTGCGGTTCATGATCAGTGGCAGTATGCCGCGATTATGGTGATTATCGGGATGTTTCTGGATGGCCTGGACGGACGGGTGGCGCGGATGCTCAACGCCCAAAGCGAATTCGGGAAGGAGCTGGATTCGCTTTCCGATGTGATTTCCTTCGGTGTCGCGCCGGCGCTGATCATGTATGTGGCCATCCTTCAGGATATGGGGGTTGCCGGGTGGATCATCACCGCCATTTTTCCCATCTGCGGCGCGTTGCGGTTGGCCCGGTTCAACGTGGAACCCGGGTTGCCCGGCTTTTTCATCGGCCTGCCCATCACCGCCGCCGGCGGGGTGTTGGCGACGATGGCCCTCTACAGTGAA
This window encodes:
- the pssA gene encoding CDP-diacylglycerol--serine O-phosphatidyltransferase → MFVKTLPSMFTVGNLFLGIIAIIFAVHDQWQYAAIMVIIGMFLDGLDGRVARMLNAQSEFGKELDSLSDVISFGVAPALIMYVAILQDMGVAGWIITAIFPICGALRLARFNVEPGLPGFFIGLPITAAGGVLATMALYSEVTPNPLFHILGMLLLSYLMISRVRYPNFKNLGMPRRTYWIVPLVLVLIAVLAARYPEHFPKIVFFPLAVYAVYGLKQSVNRRRRRNSEEPVEELKP